The window CCCGGACAATTACCGCCCGGAGCTGTTCCAGGCCCCGGGACACAACACCGCCTATGACATGCTCTCGGGGGTTTACAAGAACAGCTTCGAGGTCGGCGCCGTCGCCGACAGCGAGGACACGCTCCCGGACTACAATTTCGGTGGCGCCTTCAACATCGCCCTCGAGAAGATCACCCAGCACCAGGGGCAGGTCCTCCCCCTGGAAGACGCCCTGAACGTCATCGACATGATGCCGGGGGACCGCTTCCTCCTCATGCACTGCGCCTGCCGGCGCTACTTCGGCCACAAGGACGTGTACTCCTGCCTCTTTTTCGATCCCGTCGTGGACCGGGCCCTGGAGCAGCGCCCCTGGGAGACCGACAGCCGGGTCATTACCCGGGAAGAGGCCAGGGAATTTGAAAAGGAAATGGACCGCCTCGGCCTGGTCCATTCTCTGTGGGACTCCGGCGTGGACGCCGACGGGAAACCGCCCATCGTCATGTGCCACTGCCTGGAGACGGACTGCATGCCCACCCGCATGCGGGCGCACTTCGGGATCGTCAACGCCCAGCGGAAGGGGGAATACGTCTCCGTGGTGGACCGGAAGAAATGCGCCGAAGGCTGCACGAAAATGCCTCTCTGCCTTCCCCGCTGCCCCTTCGGAGCCCTTCGGTACTCCCCCCTGGACACCATCGCCAGCGTGAACATCAGCCGATGCTTCGGCTGCGGCCTGTGCCGGCCCGTTTGCCCCACCGGGGCCATCCGGCTGGTGGACCGGACGACCTATCCCGCCCTTGTGGACGAGTGGTAACGGCGGAAAGGAGGTGCCAGCCATGGAAGAACACGTAACGCCACGCTACCGGATCGCCGTGGACGAGGATGCCTGCGGCAACGCCATCGAATGCCTGAAATGCGTCCGGACCTGCCTCGACCACGGGCCGAACGTCCTGGCCTACATGAACAAGGAGGCCCCGGATCCGGACAAGTTCATTCCCAGAAGGCTCGAAGACATCGACCACCGGATCATCTCCGGCTTTATGATCAACTGTGACGGCTGCGGCGAGTGCGTCGCCGTCTGCCCCAAGAGCGCCCTGACGCTGGTCGTTCCGCAGTCGCAGGTCCCCCGGGCTCTCATCCCCCGGGACGGCAGCATCGTCCTTTGCGGCACGCTGGCCGACGGGACGGAGATTTTCCCCGACTAGGATGGGCGGAAACTTAATGCGTGCGGCCTGCGCCGCCTTTCTTGCCGGCCGGGGCTACGCCGCCCGCACGGATTTCCGCGTGCCGGGGACGGACATCCGCGTGGACGTCGCGGCAGTTCTCCCCCGCCTGCGGGACCTGAAGGCGAGGCTCAAGCGCGGCTTCGTTCCCACGGGGGTCCTGCACCCGCTGATCGGCGCCGGCTGGGTGTCCCTGGAGGAGATTACCCGCCGGACGGGATATCCGCCCGGATACATCGTGTCGGTCCTCGAAGAGGCGGCCCGGGAACACTGGGTTGAACTCGACATGGAGAACCGTAAGCCCCGCTGCCGGATCCGGGACTATCGGCCGCCGGCGAAGGAGTGCCTGGTGGCCTTCGACGGCACGGACCGCCTGGCGGAAAAGATGAAGGGACTGGAGGCGCTGGCCGGGTCTTACTCCCGGGCCCAGTTCATCTTTCCGTATGACCTGGATGAAGAAACCACGGACCGGATCGCCGGTATCGGGGCCGGTATCGTCCGGTATCACCGGGAACATGGCGTCTTCCAGGAACTCGTTCCCGCGGAGACCCTGGAGATCGAGAATCCTGGCCGTTTCGCCCTGATCGTGGAATACGTTTTGTACGAGCATGTCTGGCTCCGGACGGGGGAGATTCTCTGATGAAGAAACCGCGCGTCTTTTCCTTTACAGGCAAGGGAGGATCGGGAAAAACGACCCTGGCCTCCCTCATGCTGGCCGCCCTGATCCGCCGGGGGACATTCCAGGACATTCTCGTCATCGACGCTGACCCGGACGCGAACCTGTCGGCGACCCTGGGGATCCCGGTGGAGGCCACGGTCGGACAGGCAGTGGACCGCCGCCGCAGCGAGCTCAAGGGATCGGCGGGGCGGGGAAGAAAGCTGCGCTTTTCCCTTTGGGACACGATCCGCCACGACCGCTCCTTCGACTTTCTCGTCATGGGCAGGACCAGCGGTGAGGGCTGCTACTGCGCCGTGCATTCGGTCCTGACGGAGAGCCTGCTGGACACGATGGCCATGTACGACCTGGTCCTGATGGATTTCGGCGCCGGGCTGGAGCACTTCAGCCGCCGGGCCGGCAACCCCTCGGATACCCTTCTGATTTCCTGCGATCCCTCCCGGCTAAGCTTTGACACGGCCCGGCGGATCGACGAGCTGGTACGGGAACTGTCCCTGCCCTACGACCGGATCTACGTGGTGGGCAGCCGTTTCCCCCGGGAGTCGGAGGACATCTTCTTAAGGTTGGCGCGGGAAGCGGGGATCGAGCCCCTGGGTGTGATCCCCGCAGACGGCGACGTGGCGGCCCGCAACCTCGCCGGAGTCGACCTGCTGTCCATGGACCCGGACAACACCGCCCTTCAGGCCGCGGAGAGCCTTCTCGAGAGGCTCATCGCGCCGGGTCCGGCGTCCTGATAACCCCAAACCCCTTACCGTCCCGGGACCTTCGGAGAACCGGGGCCATTTTTCGGAGGTGCCCCCATGAAAGGCAACACAGGCAAGATACTCAACGTGGATCTGACGGCAGGGAAAACGGAGATCGAGGCCCTTCCCGAGGCCTGGTACAGGCAGTATATCGGCGGCAGCGGGCTGGCGGCCAAGCTTTTCCGGGAGCGGGGGCGATTCGACCTGGAGCCACTGGACCCCGCGGCCATGCTGATCTTCATGAACGGCCCTTTCGCGGGGCTTCGCCTCTCCGGGGCCAGCCGGAACAGCGTCGCGGGCTGCTCTCCCCTGACGGGGCACTGGGGCGACTCCTCCTGCGGGGGGTTCTTCGCCCCGGAGCTGCGCTACTGCGGCCTCGACGGTCTCGTGATCACGGGGCGGTCCGACAAACCCTCCCTGCTCCTGGTCGAGGACGACCGGGTGCAGATCCTTGACGCCTCCGACCTCTGGGGGAAGGGGACCGAAGAGACGACACGCCTTCTGAAGGAGCGCTACGGGAAGAACGCCCGGACACTGGTCATCGGTCCCGCGGCGGAAAAGCTGGTCAAGTTCGCCCTGATCCTCAACGACGGCCACCACGCCACGGGCCGGGCCGGCTTCGGCACCCTCATGGGGGCCAAGCTCCTCAAGGCCATTGTCGTGAAGGCCTCGAAAAAAACGATGGAACTGGCGGACCCGGAGGCGTTCGAGGAGCTACGGAAAGACCTGAACGAGCGCATCAAAGAGGCCCTGGCGTCCAACGTCCTTCACGAGAACGGGACGGCGGCGAACCTGATGGGCGGTGTCTACAGCGGCGATGTCCCGGTCAAAAACTGGACCTCCAACTTCTGGGAGGAAGCGGCGGAGGCCCTCTCGGGAGGAACCCTGACGGACCTGTACCTGACCCGCCGCGGGGCCTGCGCCTACTGCGGCATCGCCTGCAAGCGGGTCGTGGAGGTCAAGGAAGGCCCCTTCGCCGTCCCCGAGGGACCCGGGCCTGAATACGAGACCATTGTCGCATTCGGCACCCTCATCGGCAGCATCGACCTTGCGGCGACCTGCAAAGCGGGGCGCCTCTGCAACGACCTCGGAATCGACAGCATCTCCGCCGGCGGGACCATCGCATGGGCCATGGAGGCCTTCGAACGGGGGGACCTCACCCTGGAGCAGACGGACGGCGTGCCCTTCGTCTGGGGTGACATGGCCACGGTCATCGACGTGATCCTCCCGAAGATCGGCCGACGGGAGGGGATGCTCGGAGAACTCCTTGCCGACGGCAGCGTGAAGGCCGCCAAGAAGATCGGGAAGGGTCTGGAGTACACGGTTCACAGCAAGGGGCTGGAGGCGCCCATGCACGACCCGCGCGGCGGCGGGCACGGGATGGCCCTGACATACGCCGTCGGCGCCCGGGGGGCCTGCCACGTCGCCGACCCGATGCTGTTCATGGAGATGGGAGCCCGGTACTACCCGGAGATCGGCTTCGACCTGATCCTGGAGCCGCAGACCTCGGAAAACAAGGCGGAGGCCGCCGTGACGGCGGTGGCCCTGGGGGCCATCGAGAACAGCGCCTGCTTCTGCAACTTCGCCGACGCCGAGGTGACCATCCCGGACTGGCTCATCCTCTTCAACGCCGTGGCCGACTATGGATGGGACGCCGAGGAGATGATGCGGGCAGGCAGGCGGATCTATTTCCTCAAGCGCCTCATCAACCACGAATTCGGCCTCACGGCCGCGGACGACAGCCTGACGCCCCGGATGCTCGAGCCGGGCAAGGATGGCGAGGCCGATGGCTCCCAGGTGGACCTGGCGTTCATGAAGGCCCGGTTCTACGAACTCATGGACATCGACCCCGAGAAGGGGATCCCGACCCGGGAGGCCCTTGTGGCTGCAGGCATGGAAGAAGAGGCGGAACGGACATGGGGCTGAACCCTATCCCGACAGACAGGCGGGCCTTGACTTTTGGCCTCCGTTCTTCCATGTAACAGGAAATCCAAAGGAAGGGAGAATGCTTATGAAACGAATCCTGTTTGCCGTCGCCGTCGTTTTCCTGTTTGTCACCGTCGCAGCCGCCGCCGGTCCCAAGACGTACCAGGTCACGGGGCCGGTCCTGGAGAAGAAGGACAACATCATCGTCGTTCAGAAGGGGAAGGACAAGTGGGAGCTCGCCCTGTCGAAGGACACCAAGGTGAAGGGCGATCTCAAGGTCGGCTCCAAGGTCACCATCGAGTACACCATGACCGCCGCCAGCATTGACGTCAAAGAGGACAAGAAGGCCGAGAAGAAGGCACCTGACAAGAAGGCGCCCGCCAAGAAGTAGCCGGCGGGTTCCCGCAGGCATGCATGGCGGTCCCGCCCCCCGGCGGGGCCGCCTTCTTTCCCGGCCCCTTCGCGGCCGGAACATCCGGAGGCGTCATGGCTCAGCAAATCCCGCCGATTCTCGTCGCCAGAGGCAAATCGGACCTCTTCCTGTACCCGAAAATGGCCAACCGGCACGGACTGATCGCCGGCGCCACCGGCACGGGCAAGACCATCTCCCTGCGCGTACTGGCGGAACAGTTCTCCGCGCTCGGTGTCCCCGTCTTCCTGGCCGACGTCAAGGGAGACCTCTCGGGGATCGGCCGGCCCGGCGGGGATCACGCCAAAGTGGCCGAGCGTGTGAAAGAGCTCAAGATGCAGGAGTTCTCCTTCTCCTACGAGGGGTATCCCGCCGTCTTCTGGGACGTCTTCGGCGAGAAGGGTCACCCGGTCCGGACAACGGTCACGGAGATGGGACCGATCCTCCTGTCCCGGATCCTCAACCTGAACGAGACCCAGAGCGGCGTCCTGAGCATCCTCTTCAAGATCGCCGACGACAACGGATTCCTGCTTCTCGACCTCAAGGACCTGCGCGCCATGGCCCAGTACGTGGGCGACAATGCCGAGACGTTCCGGCTCCAGTACGGGAACATCTCCAAGGCCAGTGTCGGCGCCATCCAGCGGAACCTTCTCGTCCTGGAAGAACAGGGCGGCGAGCAATTCTTCGGTGAGCCTGCCCTCAACATCGACGACCTCCTGCAGACCGACGCGGCGGGGCGGGGAGCGGTGAACATCCTCTCGGCCGACCGGCTCATGCAGTCCCCCAAGGTGTACGCCACGTTTCTCCTCTGGCTCCTGTCGGAGCTTTTCGAACACCTCCCCGAGGCGGGGGACCCTCCGAAGCCGAAGCTCGTTTTCTTCTTCGACGAGGCCCACCTCCTCTTCGACGACGCCCCAAAGGCCCTGGAGGAAAAAATCGAGCAGGTGGTACGGCTGATTCGCTCCAAGGGCGTGGGGGTTTATTTTGTCACGCAGAACCCTCTGGACATCCCCGACGCCGTTCTCGGCCAGCTGGGCAACCGTGTCCAGCACGCCCTGCGGGCCTTCACGCCCCGGGACCAGAAAGCGGTCCGGGCCGCCGCGGAGACCTTCCGGGCCAATCCCGGCCTCGACACGGCAGCGGCCATCCTGGAGCTGGGCGTGGGGGAGGCACTCGTCTCCATGCAGGACGAGAAAGGGGTGCCCGGGATCGTGGAGCGAGCCTGGATCGCTCCGCCCCGGAGCGCTCTTACGCCCCTGACGCCTGCCGAGCTGCTCGGGATCGTCAAGGAGTCTCCCATATACGGCTCATACGAAAACGTGGTGGACCGGGAATCGGCATACGAAAAGCTCAAGACCCGGGCGGGACAGGAATCGGAGTCGATGCCGCCCGCGAAGGGAGGGAAAAGGCAGCCCAAAAGCCAGACGGAGCAACTCGTCGGCGCCCTGACCACGAGCGCCGCCCGCGCCATCGGCAGCCAGATCGGCCGGCAGCTCATCCGCGGCGTCCTGGGATCCCTGTTCGGAGGACGGCGATAACAGAAGTTCTTTTCGGAACCCCTCCGAAGAGACGGATGCCGCGGCCACGAAAAACGGGAACGGATTTCAAATCCGCTCCCCTTCCTTTCTTACACTTCGCATCAGGGCACGGGGGCTGCCACGGGGGCTTCCTCTGTCGCGAAAACGTTTCTGTTCTTCGCCTTCTGAAACCGAAGAGCCTGGGGTCCGGAAACGTTTTCTGATTGCTCCTCTGGAAACCCCCGGTCGCGCCCCCGCGAACGTTGGTCAGGGGAGAGGGGGCTTCCCGGAGCGCGAATAGCGGCTTTTTCGGGGCACCCTGCCGTCGCAGCGCAGCGCCCGCAAAGTCATCTGTCTGAGCACCGTCCGGTGCGAGTTATGACTTTGCAATGGAAATTTATCCCTATTGCTCCTCTGGGAAGCCCCTCTCCCGGACCGACGTTCGTGGGGTTAGACATAGTAAAACGAAGGACACATCCCCATTTTTTTGATTCGGTAACAACGCACCATGCCTGTTCGTAACGAAATATTTGGGGGAAGTGTTCTTTTTGGCCGACGTTCGCGGGGGCGCGACCGGGGGTTTCCAGAGGAGCGATTAGGACTTTTTCCCCATCCCTCCAGCCTGACGGACCGTCGACGAGGGAACGCGGGGAAAAATGTCCGCGACGGCGGAAGCCCCCGTGGCAGCCCCCGTGCCCTGATGCGAAGTGTAAGAAAGGAAGGGGAGCGGATTTGAAATCCGTTCCTCTCTTGTGCGGACCGGCGGGTGTCCGGTCAAGCGACGGCGGGTGGCGGTTCCGCGGGCGGCTGCTCCACGGGTGGAGGCGGAGGCTGGACGTGGATGCCTTTCATCCGGGTCCCGAACCGGCTGAAGATAACCCCGCCCAGCCCCAGCACGACGGCCAGCACTTTCACGATCGGCCCGATATAGGGAATCCACCCGGCGAACCACAGGATGATCAGGCCCCAGAAGGTCTCGCGGACGATTCCCTGGTTCCGCCTCTTCACCAGCGCGTACACTTGCCGGCCGACAAGCTGCGACATGGCGATGAACCCGGTCAGGGCCGCCACGGTCATGATGACGACCTCCAGGGGAATCAGGACGATCCCGATGACGGAGATGGCCAGGAGGATCGCCAGG of the Syntrophales bacterium genome contains:
- a CDS encoding 4Fe-4S binding protein codes for the protein MCRYCTEYGNGTKWYFNPDNYRPELFQAPGHNTAYDMLSGVYKNSFEVGAVADSEDTLPDYNFGGAFNIALEKITQHQGQVLPLEDALNVIDMMPGDRFLLMHCACRRYFGHKDVYSCLFFDPVVDRALEQRPWETDSRVITREEAREFEKEMDRLGLVHSLWDSGVDADGKPPIVMCHCLETDCMPTRMRAHFGIVNAQRKGEYVSVVDRKKCAEGCTKMPLCLPRCPFGALRYSPLDTIASVNISRCFGCGLCRPVCPTGAIRLVDRTTYPALVDEW
- a CDS encoding 4Fe-4S dicluster domain-containing protein — encoded protein: MEEHVTPRYRIAVDEDACGNAIECLKCVRTCLDHGPNVLAYMNKEAPDPDKFIPRRLEDIDHRIISGFMINCDGCGECVAVCPKSALTLVVPQSQVPRALIPRDGSIVLCGTLADGTEIFPD
- a CDS encoding AAA family ATPase; translation: MKKPRVFSFTGKGGSGKTTLASLMLAALIRRGTFQDILVIDADPDANLSATLGIPVEATVGQAVDRRRSELKGSAGRGRKLRFSLWDTIRHDRSFDFLVMGRTSGEGCYCAVHSVLTESLLDTMAMYDLVLMDFGAGLEHFSRRAGNPSDTLLISCDPSRLSFDTARRIDELVRELSLPYDRIYVVGSRFPRESEDIFLRLAREAGIEPLGVIPADGDVAARNLAGVDLLSMDPDNTALQAAESLLERLIAPGPAS
- a CDS encoding aldehyde ferredoxin oxidoreductase family protein, whose translation is MKGNTGKILNVDLTAGKTEIEALPEAWYRQYIGGSGLAAKLFRERGRFDLEPLDPAAMLIFMNGPFAGLRLSGASRNSVAGCSPLTGHWGDSSCGGFFAPELRYCGLDGLVITGRSDKPSLLLVEDDRVQILDASDLWGKGTEETTRLLKERYGKNARTLVIGPAAEKLVKFALILNDGHHATGRAGFGTLMGAKLLKAIVVKASKKTMELADPEAFEELRKDLNERIKEALASNVLHENGTAANLMGGVYSGDVPVKNWTSNFWEEAAEALSGGTLTDLYLTRRGACAYCGIACKRVVEVKEGPFAVPEGPGPEYETIVAFGTLIGSIDLAATCKAGRLCNDLGIDSISAGGTIAWAMEAFERGDLTLEQTDGVPFVWGDMATVIDVILPKIGRREGMLGELLADGSVKAAKKIGKGLEYTVHSKGLEAPMHDPRGGGHGMALTYAVGARGACHVADPMLFMEMGARYYPEIGFDLILEPQTSENKAEAAVTAVALGAIENSACFCNFADAEVTIPDWLILFNAVADYGWDAEEMMRAGRRIYFLKRLINHEFGLTAADDSLTPRMLEPGKDGEADGSQVDLAFMKARFYELMDIDPEKGIPTREALVAAGMEEEAERTWG
- a CDS encoding DUF853 family protein, with the translated sequence MAQQIPPILVARGKSDLFLYPKMANRHGLIAGATGTGKTISLRVLAEQFSALGVPVFLADVKGDLSGIGRPGGDHAKVAERVKELKMQEFSFSYEGYPAVFWDVFGEKGHPVRTTVTEMGPILLSRILNLNETQSGVLSILFKIADDNGFLLLDLKDLRAMAQYVGDNAETFRLQYGNISKASVGAIQRNLLVLEEQGGEQFFGEPALNIDDLLQTDAAGRGAVNILSADRLMQSPKVYATFLLWLLSELFEHLPEAGDPPKPKLVFFFDEAHLLFDDAPKALEEKIEQVVRLIRSKGVGVYFVTQNPLDIPDAVLGQLGNRVQHALRAFTPRDQKAVRAAAETFRANPGLDTAAAILELGVGEALVSMQDEKGVPGIVERAWIAPPRSALTPLTPAELLGIVKESPIYGSYENVVDRESAYEKLKTRAGQESESMPPAKGGKRQPKSQTEQLVGALTTSAARAIGSQIGRQLIRGVLGSLFGGRR